In Cyclobacteriaceae bacterium, the DNA window CGTCTGCCTTATTGTCTCCACGCTCTTTATGAATGAGGTATAACTTATAGAGGACTTCAGGTTTAAAGGAAGACTTTGGGAATCGATCTAAAAGTTTTTCGTAGGAATCTTCGGCGTTATCTTTTTCACTTAACTGGAAATAATAAAGATCTCCAAGTTTGAAGTAGGCTTCTTCAATCATGCCATAGGAAATCTTCTTTTGATCATCTGTAACAGGTAACTCGCTGAGGATTTTTGTAAAGGCCTGTTTTGCAGGGGATATCCCTGCTACAACCGGCGCAATAACCTTGGGATCATTACTGACATTAGTACTGGTAACATCATTTGGATTGGTAACGACCGATGAAATGGTAGCGGTTCGCGAGGACCTCCTCCAGTTATCCTCAAGAGGTATTGTGCCCCAAATCCTCTGGAATTCACCCTGCCCGGATGAAACGGCTGATGCATTGCCAAAATACCAATCGGTAGTGCTTGTGGATTCCGTGAGAAAGAAGCTGCTGCTTTGATTGTTGCCGCCGCTATTATCAGATCTTTTTTTCTTCTTTTTCTTTCCTTCTTCTTTCTTTTCTCGTGCTGCAAAGACAGAATCAATTCGGCTATGGAGCACGGATGAATCAAGAGCGGCCATCATTAATAAACTATCCTGCCATTGAATGGTTTCTGTATACTTTACAAATTCTCCCAGAACCTCATGACGTTTTTTAATAGCGACATAATTTTCAAACTCCGGAGGCAAAGCGGTGACCGCGCTATCGTAAAATGATTTAGCCAGAGAGAAACGTTTCAGTGAATCAAAGTATAGCTGACCTATGCGGAGATAGGCATTGCCTTGTATTCTTTTATTCTTCCCCGCGTGAGCGGATAGTTTATATTGATCGATTGCCTCAGGAATATTGCCCTGCTTTCTTTCGAATTCGCCAAGTTCAAAATAGATCTTGTCTTTAAATTCCTGGTTTTTAGTATCGGATAAAAGCTTTGCAAACTGCTTTCGAATGTTTCTTATATTTTTTGAATTGTCAAGACGCGCTACCTGAGCCATGTTAAGGCGGGCATAAAAATCTATTTCGTAATCTGGATTGGTGGCAAGGCATCTTTGATAATAATTGTACGCTTCAGATCCGAAGCCAAGTTTTTGATAGACCTGACCAATAATAAAATAAATCCTTCCTTTTCTATCTGCTTTAGTAAGCAGGGAATCTGATTTGGTAAGGTTCCGAAGCATATTATCATAATCGGCACGGACCTGATAGTAATAAGCCTTTTCCAGGTAAAGATTTTTTGAATTCGTCTTATTGAGTTTTTCTTTTTCAAGAAATTGAAATGCTTCTTCGGCTTTTGCAAATTCCTCTTGTTCAGTAAAAGTTCTGATCAAATGAATAAGTGCTACATGACGAAGATTTATGTCATGGCTTTTAGTGTTGACAAATTTGAAAGTTTGGATAGCGTTCTGAAAATCGCAGTCATAAAGTCTGGCAAGACCCACCAGCACATAATCATCATCAAGCCATCGGCTATTGGGGTGACGTTGTATCGAGATGGAAGCCATCTTGATAATTTCTTCGGTATCTTTTTTATAGCTTTTAGCAAGGGTTGTATCCAGCTTGGGGAAAAGCCTCAAGATCTGATTAGGGTCATCATCAAGACTTTTGAGAATAACTTTTTCAACTTCACGTACTTTTTCCTTCGCGTAGAAATATCCGTTGAAGCGCGCCGTTGTATTGTGATAAAAACTTCCGACTACGGTGTTTTGATTGGATGAGCAGCTCCACCACGTTAATGCGGAAACGAGACAAAAAACCACAATAACCAGACGTCGGATCACCTTCATGAAGGGGTTTGAGCTACAAACGTAAAAAACAGATTTTCAATATTATAATCGGCCAGAAT includes these proteins:
- a CDS encoding tetratricopeptide repeat protein, with the translated sequence MKVIRRLVIVVFCLVSALTWWSCSSNQNTVVGSFYHNTTARFNGYFYAKEKVREVEKVILKSLDDDPNQILRLFPKLDTTLAKSYKKDTEEIIKMASISIQRHPNSRWLDDDYVLVGLARLYDCDFQNAIQTFKFVNTKSHDINLRHVALIHLIRTFTEQEEFAKAEEAFQFLEKEKLNKTNSKNLYLEKAYYYQVRADYDNMLRNLTKSDSLLTKADRKGRIYFIIGQVYQKLGFGSEAYNYYQRCLATNPDYEIDFYARLNMAQVARLDNSKNIRNIRKQFAKLLSDTKNQEFKDKIYFELGEFERKQGNIPEAIDQYKLSAHAGKNKRIQGNAYLRIGQLYFDSLKRFSLAKSFYDSAVTALPPEFENYVAIKKRHEVLGEFVKYTETIQWQDSLLMMAALDSSVLHSRIDSVFAAREKKEEGKKKKKKRSDNSGGNNQSSSFFLTESTSTTDWYFGNASAVSSGQGEFQRIWGTIPLEDNWRRSSRTATISSVVTNPNDVTSTNVSNDPKVIAPVVAGISPAKQAFTKILSELPVTDDQKKISYGMIEEAYFKLGDLYYFQLSEKDNAEDSYEKLLDRFPKSSFKPEVLYKLYLIHKERGDNKADVLAQNLKDEFPNSTYTKILLNPNYLKETSVAQEKQKIIYKEAYAEFEKNNLRGAQDKIKTARAVGETTFTPQLDLLQILITGKTEDVTRYQYELGEFIKKYEDQPIHLYAQTLLESSRTFLEKTERSKGIRFMASFDEPHYFVIVHRFPDNVSNIVSASLEKFNAEYFKSKKLETSNLLLNDQYALTFVSTITNQADALEYFNRFKSILSTAKPFSTLNFHSFVITKDNFNIFYRNKALDEYLSFFDRHYQKENQ